Proteins found in one Maridesulfovibrio sp. genomic segment:
- a CDS encoding ABC transporter ATP-binding protein translates to MPAIKLKDLSFSHSGSEETALKNINVEINKGEFVAIIGANNSGKSSLCYALTGVIPHLYRGKMQGSICINNQDTKTKSVPEISNEAGLVMNIPKNQLSGVRYTVFEEVAFSLENRGIEREEMKQQVAQTLKKIGIEELADRCPQHLSGGQQQKVVLASVLANNPEILVLDEPTTFLDPQGTRQVFEILHQLQQSGKTIVIAEQNMELIAMYADRVIALHDGEMILDGTPSAVLTDSKLQQIGMDSLRYTKVSELAAQKGLWQESKSPAITLEATIEGLKIDRL, encoded by the coding sequence ATGCCCGCAATAAAACTTAAAGACTTATCATTTTCGCACTCCGGCTCTGAAGAAACCGCGCTGAAAAACATCAATGTGGAAATTAACAAGGGTGAATTTGTTGCGATTATCGGAGCCAATAATTCAGGCAAATCGAGCCTGTGCTATGCCCTGACAGGAGTAATCCCCCATCTTTATCGCGGTAAAATGCAGGGCAGTATCTGCATAAACAATCAAGACACAAAGACTAAAAGCGTTCCTGAAATTTCAAATGAAGCCGGATTAGTGATGAATATTCCCAAAAATCAACTTTCCGGGGTCCGCTATACTGTTTTCGAAGAGGTTGCATTCAGCCTTGAAAACCGTGGAATAGAACGCGAAGAAATGAAACAGCAGGTTGCGCAGACTCTTAAAAAAATTGGAATAGAAGAGCTTGCCGATCGCTGTCCGCAGCACCTCTCAGGAGGTCAGCAGCAAAAAGTCGTGCTAGCATCAGTCCTTGCAAACAATCCTGAAATTCTGGTTCTGGACGAACCCACAACTTTTCTTGATCCTCAAGGAACCCGTCAGGTATTCGAGATCCTGCATCAACTTCAGCAATCCGGAAAAACGATCGTTATTGCTGAACAAAATATGGAACTCATCGCCATGTACGCAGACCGGGTAATAGCGCTGCATGACGGGGAAATGATTCTAGACGGTACTCCCTCCGCAGTACTTACAGATTCAAAATTACAGCAGATAGGCATGGACTCGCTGCGCTATACCAAAGTTTCCGAACTGGCAGCGCAGAAAGGACTCTGGCAGGAATCCAAAAGCCCGGCCATTACTTTAGAAGCGACAATTGAGGGACTGAAAATTGACCGACTCTAA
- a CDS encoding ABC transporter ATP-binding protein, with amino-acid sequence MTDSNDSTIIDIQDLCFSYGNSVNALQEISLTIKKGEQIALVGHNGSGKSTLVKHLNGLLKPSSGSVLIKGLPTSKSRTARLAGIVALLFQNPDDQICKRTVSAEVAFGPLNLGYSTDKTKALVQKALSCFNLQKDENVNPHDLGYSQRKRLAIASIIAMDTQVIVLDEPTAGLDPQEIRMLESVLNGLKEEKKTVVIISHDMDFIAENTTRAICLSDGRKVFDGDILDFFPQQELLENCGLLCPQIVRLCEHFKLHPRKLTPENFISELTTI; translated from the coding sequence TTGACCGACTCTAATGACTCTACAATAATAGATATACAAGATCTCTGTTTCAGCTACGGCAATTCCGTAAACGCACTGCAAGAGATTTCGCTGACGATCAAAAAGGGTGAACAGATTGCTCTGGTCGGCCACAACGGTTCCGGCAAAAGCACACTGGTTAAACATCTGAACGGCCTGCTGAAACCATCCTCAGGCAGCGTTTTAATCAAAGGACTGCCGACCTCCAAAAGCCGAACAGCGCGGTTAGCCGGAATAGTAGCCCTGCTTTTCCAAAATCCTGATGATCAGATATGCAAACGAACCGTTAGTGCCGAAGTTGCTTTCGGACCTCTTAACTTGGGATATTCTACAGATAAAACCAAAGCCCTTGTTCAAAAAGCACTAAGCTGCTTTAATCTCCAAAAAGACGAAAACGTAAACCCGCATGATCTGGGATACAGCCAGCGGAAACGCTTAGCCATTGCTTCCATCATTGCCATGGACACTCAGGTTATAGTTCTGGACGAACCGACAGCTGGACTAGATCCTCAGGAAATAAGGATGCTGGAGTCTGTTTTAAATGGTCTGAAGGAAGAAAAGAAAACCGTTGTTATCATCAGTCATGATATGGATTTTATAGCTGAAAACACAACACGGGCGATATGCCTAAGTGATGGCAGAAAAGTTTTTGATGGCGATATCTTAGATTTTTTCCCGCAACAGGAATTGCTGGAAAATTGCGGTTTGCTATGCCCCCAGATAGTCAGGCTATGTGAGCATTTTAAACTGCACCCCCGCAAATTAACACCCGAAAACTTCATTTCTGAATTAACAACTATTTAA
- a CDS encoding energy-coupling factor transporter transmembrane component T: MQNENTTLYIDGDSLIYRLSPFSKLSYLLLSGAIVYSFKSDWRPLVIYLIISLMMAAGFQLLKPIWKVLWRTILPLIIFMIPIHGILYPANHTPVFTYEFITFYQEGLFYAAQILLQLTIVLISSLFFVFSTHPADFIAATTQAGWPPTLAYLLGSPLLMLPAMRTRARVIQAAQRARGLDSEGNFIQRIKGVKPLLAPFVLGSLIEIEQRAIALEVRGFNSGTTMSTLRITHDSKIEKIGRKLAIALALLLIIYRIIN, encoded by the coding sequence ATGCAAAACGAAAACACCACTCTATACATAGACGGTGATTCACTAATTTACAGACTATCGCCCTTCAGCAAGCTATCTTATCTTTTGCTGAGCGGGGCGATAGTCTACTCTTTCAAGTCCGACTGGCGTCCGCTCGTCATCTATTTGATAATAAGCTTGATGATGGCTGCCGGCTTCCAATTACTTAAGCCGATCTGGAAAGTGCTTTGGAGAACAATTTTACCGTTGATCATTTTCATGATTCCTATCCATGGAATCCTGTACCCCGCCAATCATACCCCGGTTTTCACTTATGAATTCATAACGTTTTATCAGGAAGGGCTCTTTTACGCAGCTCAGATACTGTTACAGCTAACGATTGTATTAATCTCTTCCCTTTTCTTTGTTTTCAGCACCCACCCGGCTGACTTTATCGCCGCTACAACGCAGGCTGGATGGCCGCCGACTTTAGCTTATCTGCTTGGTAGCCCCCTGCTGATGCTTCCGGCCATGCGAACAAGGGCAAGAGTCATTCAGGCCGCGCAAAGAGCTAGAGGACTGGATTCAGAAGGAAACTTCATACAAAGAATTAAAGGCGTTAAGCCTTTGCTGGCACCGTTTGTACTCGGCTCACTCATTGAAATTGAGCAACGGGCGATAGCACTGGAAGTGCGTGGTTTTAATTCCGGCACCACTATGTCCACCCTAAGAATAACCCACGACTCAAAAATCGAAAAAATAGGGCGCAAACTAGCCATCGCACTGGCCCTGCTCCTTATTATTTACCGGATAATCAATTAA